In Nocardia sp. NBC_00403, one DNA window encodes the following:
- a CDS encoding YhgE/Pip domain-containing protein — translation MVLLPVAVLTLLTTLLGIMYLDYVVDPEQNLHDFPIALVNQDVGDTIGAPGQEKRVTFGDQVAAGLEQAVPADRIDLRVLGINEAQLQMQNGKVYGAIIIPSDFSKRLGIFGVGSVIPGDIERPIITLQTNPRTGAFATEIVNRIGAQALPQVNAQVGKQLTDQVRAQLAGPPGGPPAPELTGATRIALADPLQIVVEPFRPLPSGTGQGLTAFFFALLLLLAGLVGSMTIHTMVDAALGFVPTEYGPWFVHFPPTPISRFHTLLTKWGVMVLTATIVAAIYLVVAHALGMPIDHPLGLFLYSAFAIIAVGITGLSVLAAIGSAGLLVNLILFIVLGLPSSGGTVPIEATPKYFGWLAEFEPMHQVFLGVRAILYFDGNYDAGLARGFWMVVLGLALGLVFGAIITRYYDREGLHRGAAAPAAG, via the coding sequence ATGGTGTTGCTGCCCGTCGCGGTCCTGACCCTGCTGACCACGCTGCTGGGCATCATGTACCTCGACTATGTCGTCGATCCGGAGCAGAACCTGCACGACTTCCCCATCGCGCTCGTCAACCAGGATGTCGGCGACACGATCGGTGCGCCTGGTCAGGAGAAGCGGGTCACTTTCGGCGACCAGGTGGCCGCCGGTCTGGAGCAGGCCGTGCCCGCCGACCGAATCGACCTGCGCGTGCTCGGCATCAACGAGGCGCAACTCCAGATGCAGAACGGCAAGGTCTACGGCGCCATCATCATTCCGAGCGATTTCAGCAAGCGGCTCGGCATTTTCGGCGTCGGCAGCGTGATTCCCGGCGATATCGAGCGCCCGATCATCACGCTGCAGACCAATCCGCGCACCGGCGCCTTCGCCACCGAGATCGTCAACCGCATCGGCGCCCAGGCGCTGCCGCAAGTGAACGCGCAGGTCGGCAAGCAGCTGACCGATCAGGTGCGGGCCCAGCTGGCCGGGCCGCCTGGTGGGCCACCGGCACCGGAACTGACCGGGGCCACCCGAATCGCGTTGGCGGATCCGCTACAGATCGTCGTCGAGCCGTTCCGGCCGTTGCCCAGCGGAACCGGCCAGGGTCTCACCGCCTTCTTCTTCGCCCTGCTGCTGCTCCTGGCCGGGCTGGTCGGCTCTATGACAATTCACACCATGGTCGATGCCGCGCTCGGCTTCGTGCCGACCGAGTACGGACCATGGTTTGTGCACTTCCCGCCGACGCCGATCTCGCGCTTCCACACGCTGCTGACCAAGTGGGGGGTGATGGTGCTGACGGCGACTATCGTCGCGGCGATCTACCTCGTCGTCGCGCACGCACTCGGCATGCCGATCGACCATCCGCTCGGTCTGTTCCTCTACAGCGCGTTCGCGATCATCGCCGTCGGTATCACCGGCCTCTCGGTGCTCGCCGCGATCGGCTCCGCGGGCCTGCTGGTGAACCTGATCCTGTTCATCGTCCTCGGCCTGCCCTCCTCGGGCGGCACGGTGCCGATCGAGGCCACCCCGAAGTACTTCGGCTGGCTGGCCGAATTCGAGCCGATGCATCAGGTCTTCCTCGGCGTCCGCGCCATCCTCTACTTCGACGGAAACTATGACGCGGGTCTGGCCCGTGGTTTCTGGATGGTCGTGCTCGGGCTCGCGCTCGGCTTGGTCTTCGGCGCGATCATCACCCGTTATTACGACCGCGAGGGCCTGCACCGCGGCGCGGCCGCCCCCGCTGCCGGCTGA
- the purF gene encoding amidophosphoribosyltransferase has protein sequence MTNAELPVDSSMPVEINSAVTPDQDENEPREECGVFGVWAPSEDVAKLTYYGLYALQHRGQEAAGIAVSDGSQILVFKDLGLVSQVFDEQTLAAMPGHIAIGHCRYSTTGGVTWENAQPIFRTTAVGSGLALGHNGNLVNTSELAGRARELGLIGGATVSGGRPAPIAATSDSDVVTALLAHAAADSSIEQAAMELLPTLKGAFCLTFMDEHTLYAARDPHGVRPLCLGRLDRGWVVASETAALDIVGAAFVREIEPGELLAIDAEGVRSMRFANPEPKGCVFEFVYLARPDSTISGRSVHATRVEIGRLLAKEHPVEADLVIPVPESGTPAAVGYAQGSGVPYGQGLMKNAYVGRTFIQPSQTIRQLGIRLKLNPLREVIRGKRLIVVDDSIVRGNTQRALIRMLREAGALEIHVRIASPPVKWPCFYGIDFASRAELIANGAGAEDSYADMVEGVRRSIGADTLGYISTEGMIAATEQPRSRLCCACFDGDYPIALPTEAAIGKNVLEGMLSGQSEAMLLGDNANASALSRP, from the coding sequence GTGACCAACGCCGAACTGCCGGTCGACAGCAGCATGCCTGTTGAAATCAACTCCGCCGTCACACCGGATCAGGATGAGAACGAGCCACGCGAAGAGTGTGGTGTGTTCGGAGTCTGGGCGCCGAGTGAAGACGTGGCCAAGCTCACTTACTACGGCTTGTATGCGTTGCAGCACCGTGGCCAGGAGGCGGCGGGCATCGCCGTTTCCGATGGTTCGCAGATCCTGGTCTTCAAGGATCTCGGGCTGGTCAGTCAGGTGTTCGACGAGCAGACCCTGGCCGCTATGCCGGGTCACATCGCCATCGGCCACTGCCGCTACTCCACCACCGGCGGCGTCACCTGGGAAAATGCCCAGCCGATCTTCCGTACCACCGCCGTCGGTTCCGGACTTGCCTTGGGCCACAACGGCAATCTGGTCAATACCTCCGAATTGGCAGGCCGGGCAAGGGAGCTCGGGCTGATCGGCGGCGCAACCGTGTCCGGCGGCCGCCCGGCGCCGATCGCGGCGACCTCGGACTCCGATGTGGTGACCGCGCTGCTCGCGCACGCCGCGGCGGACTCGAGCATCGAGCAGGCGGCAATGGAGCTGCTGCCGACGCTGAAGGGCGCGTTCTGCCTGACCTTCATGGACGAGCACACCCTGTACGCCGCGCGCGACCCGCACGGTGTGCGTCCGCTGTGTCTCGGCAGGCTCGATCGTGGCTGGGTTGTTGCCAGCGAAACCGCCGCACTCGACATTGTCGGCGCGGCCTTCGTCCGTGAGATCGAGCCGGGCGAACTACTGGCGATCGACGCCGAGGGTGTCCGGTCGATGCGCTTCGCCAACCCGGAGCCCAAGGGCTGTGTCTTCGAATTCGTTTACCTGGCCAGGCCGGACAGCACCATCTCCGGTCGTTCGGTGCACGCCACCCGGGTGGAGATCGGACGGCTGCTCGCCAAGGAGCATCCCGTCGAGGCCGACCTGGTGATCCCGGTTCCGGAATCCGGCACTCCGGCCGCGGTCGGTTACGCCCAGGGTTCCGGCGTGCCCTACGGGCAGGGCCTGATGAAGAACGCCTACGTGGGGCGCACCTTCATCCAACCGAGCCAGACCATTCGCCAGCTGGGCATTCGACTCAAGTTGAATCCGCTGCGCGAGGTGATCCGCGGCAAGCGGCTCATCGTGGTCGACGACTCCATCGTGCGCGGCAACACCCAGCGCGCGTTGATTCGAATGCTGCGTGAGGCAGGCGCATTGGAGATCCACGTGCGGATCGCCTCGCCGCCGGTGAAGTGGCCGTGCTTCTACGGCATCGACTTCGCTTCGCGCGCCGAGCTGATCGCAAACGGTGCGGGCGCGGAAGACAGCTACGCCGATATGGTCGAGGGCGTGCGCCGCTCGATCGGCGCCGACACCCTCGGCTACATCTCCACCGAAGGCATGATCGCCGCGACCGAACAGCCGCGCTCGCGGCTGTGCTGCGCGTGCTTCGACGGCGACTACCCGATCGCGCTGCCCACGGAGGCGGCGATCGGCAAGAACGTGCTCGAGGGCATGCTCAGCGGGCAGTCCGAGGCCATGCTGCTGGGCGACAACGCGAATGCGAGCGCGCTGAGCCGTCCCTGA
- a CDS encoding ABC transporter substrate-binding protein produces the protein MRAFAAIGAVALLAAGLAGCGSGRTGEGGGGAGLVAGTTDKIFSLDPAAAYDNGSLLVETQIYSYLLNFTPGDATPKPDAAEKCEFSTPTTYTCKLKSGLKFANGNPLTATSVKFSFDRMVKINDPNGPASLLGNLDKTDVVDDLTVAFTLKVGNDQTFPAILPTQAGPIVDEKVYPADKVMADEDVVKAKGYSGPYTIASYDKNKLVEYKAYPDYKGILGTPKTSTVSTKYYATSDNMKLDLQNGALDVGYRSFTPTDIESLRGNDKVKVYDGPGGELRYIVFNMNTMPGGTPEQKLAVRKAMASSIDRPALAEGVYKSTYKPAYGYVPQGMPGAAEPLQELYGAKPNKDAAAKFLADAGVATPVELNLQYNPDHYGSSSSEEYAAIKSQLEASGLFKVNLQSTEWVTYQRERARDGYPLYHFGWFPDFPDADNYLTPFFAPNNFLQSHFEDPKVTAQLTAEVTEPDKDKRVKLIEAVQRDLAQNYLPTLPLLSGKQIAVANPKVQGVPQTLDASFKFRYTVLSK, from the coding sequence ATGCGAGCCTTCGCGGCCATCGGCGCGGTAGCGCTACTGGCGGCCGGTCTCGCGGGCTGTGGTTCCGGACGGACCGGGGAGGGAGGTGGCGGCGCCGGGCTGGTTGCCGGCACCACGGACAAGATCTTCTCATTGGATCCCGCCGCCGCATACGACAACGGATCGCTGCTGGTCGAGACGCAGATCTATTCGTATCTGCTGAACTTCACCCCCGGTGATGCGACGCCGAAGCCGGACGCCGCGGAGAAATGTGAGTTCTCCACACCGACCACGTACACCTGCAAGCTGAAGTCCGGGCTGAAGTTCGCCAACGGGAATCCCTTGACCGCCACCAGCGTCAAGTTCTCCTTCGACCGGATGGTCAAGATCAACGATCCCAACGGACCCGCCTCACTGCTGGGCAATCTGGACAAGACCGACGTCGTCGATGACCTGACCGTCGCGTTCACCCTGAAGGTCGGCAACGATCAGACCTTCCCGGCGATCTTGCCAACCCAGGCCGGTCCCATCGTGGACGAGAAGGTCTACCCGGCCGACAAGGTCATGGCCGATGAGGACGTGGTGAAGGCCAAGGGCTATTCCGGGCCGTACACCATTGCGAGCTACGACAAGAACAAGCTGGTCGAGTACAAGGCGTACCCGGACTACAAGGGCATTCTCGGGACCCCGAAGACCTCGACGGTCTCCACCAAGTACTACGCGACTTCCGACAACATGAAGCTCGACCTGCAGAACGGTGCGCTCGATGTCGGCTACCGGTCTTTCACGCCGACCGACATCGAATCGCTGCGCGGCAACGACAAGGTCAAGGTGTACGACGGTCCCGGCGGTGAGCTGCGCTACATCGTGTTCAACATGAACACCATGCCGGGCGGCACGCCGGAGCAGAAGCTCGCGGTGCGTAAGGCCATGGCGTCCTCCATCGACCGTCCGGCGCTGGCCGAGGGTGTCTACAAGAGCACCTACAAGCCCGCCTACGGTTATGTGCCGCAGGGTATGCCGGGCGCCGCCGAGCCGCTCCAGGAGCTCTACGGCGCGAAGCCGAACAAGGACGCGGCCGCCAAGTTCCTCGCCGATGCAGGTGTGGCGACGCCGGTCGAGCTGAACCTGCAATACAACCCGGATCACTACGGCTCCAGCAGCTCCGAGGAGTACGCAGCGATCAAGTCCCAGCTCGAGGCATCCGGGCTGTTCAAGGTGAACCTGCAATCCACCGAATGGGTTACCTACCAGCGTGAACGTGCGCGTGACGGCTACCCGCTCTACCACTTCGGCTGGTTCCCGGACTTCCCGGACGCGGACAACTACCTGACCCCGTTCTTCGCGCCGAACAACTTCCTGCAGTCGCACTTCGAGGATCCGAAAGTCACCGCGCAGCTCACCGCGGAGGTGACCGAGCCGGACAAGGACAAGCGGGTCAAACTGATCGAGGCCGTGCAGCGTGACCTCGCGCAGAACTACCTGCCGACGCTTCCTTTGTTGTCGGGTAAGCAGATTGCGGTAGCGAATCCCAAGGTCCAGGGGGTGCCGCAGACACTCGACGCCTCGTTCAAGTTCCGCTACACGGTACTGAGCAAGTGA
- a CDS encoding sterol carrier family protein, producing MALRVAVAAVSEWLRDESAPTPARTELAAAVRTTVRALAASAPGHSVEVRVPPFVAVQCIEGPRHTRGTPPNVVETDPRTWLLLATGLLEFAGAVDVGVVTASGSRATEVAHWLPVTRLVTD from the coding sequence ATGGCGTTGCGGGTGGCGGTAGCGGCGGTGAGCGAGTGGTTGCGGGACGAATCCGCCCCGACACCGGCCCGGACCGAGCTCGCCGCGGCGGTTCGCACGACTGTGCGTGCACTGGCCGCGTCCGCGCCCGGGCATTCGGTGGAGGTGCGGGTGCCGCCGTTCGTCGCGGTGCAGTGCATCGAAGGGCCGCGGCACACCAGGGGCACGCCGCCGAATGTCGTCGAGACCGATCCACGCACCTGGCTGCTGCTCGCCACCGGCCTGCTCGAATTCGCCGGCGCGGTGGACGTCGGTGTGGTGACCGCGTCCGGGAGCCGGGCCACGGAGGTCGCGCACTGGCTGCCGGTCACTCGGCTGGTCACGGACTGA
- a CDS encoding CPBP family intramembrane glutamic endopeptidase, producing the protein MSDGGGVAKSAAAIATALLWSNGLLPRLGLDVRGRTAANAGFATGYALVFGSRANWWSVRGLRYGLASAAVVVAGYGAAVAVPGVRSRLREFADRGPDVTPAEWIAVHIPIGTVYSEELVFRGTLDPLLDTTFGTRAGILLGASTFGLWHIHPARAAGDSVPVTVAATALGGLVFGLLRRRSDSAAAPALLHLAVNAGGALAPWLAARWAHRSTR; encoded by the coding sequence GTGAGTGACGGCGGCGGGGTCGCGAAGAGTGCTGCTGCTATTGCCACTGCGCTGCTGTGGAGCAATGGGCTGCTGCCGCGTCTCGGTCTCGATGTGCGCGGCAGGACCGCTGCCAATGCGGGATTCGCCACCGGGTATGCGCTGGTGTTCGGTAGCAGGGCGAACTGGTGGTCGGTTCGTGGACTGCGCTATGGGCTGGCGTCGGCGGCCGTTGTTGTCGCGGGCTACGGTGCGGCCGTGGCTGTTCCGGGTGTGCGGAGCCGGCTGCGCGAGTTCGCCGATCGTGGCCCGGATGTCACGCCCGCGGAGTGGATCGCCGTGCATATCCCGATCGGCACGGTCTACAGCGAGGAACTGGTCTTCCGCGGCACCCTGGATCCGTTGCTGGACACTACCTTCGGCACACGAGCGGGAATTCTCCTCGGCGCGAGCACCTTCGGCCTGTGGCATATCCACCCGGCCCGCGCCGCGGGCGACAGTGTCCCGGTGACCGTTGCCGCGACCGCGCTCGGTGGCCTCGTCTTCGGCCTGCTCCGCCGTCGCTCCGACAGCGCCGCCGCTCCTGCCCTGCTGCACCTGGCCGTCAACGCGGGCGGAGCGCTCGCCCCATGGCTTGCCGCTCGGTGGGCTCATCGATCGACGCGCTGA
- a CDS encoding ABC transporter permease, with the protein MLRYLGIRLLLILPTAWILVTVVFFLMRVIGDPISAAMGGRMTQEQIEVRKEAAGLNRPILTQYWEYISGLMHGDFGHSQDNRQISEVVTTYGAATLELVFWALLVAFAVGVPLGRYAATHRDSTADAGLRMFAILAYAAPVFFVGMLLKLVFAVKLDWLPVAGRASTPVELELQHVSPKTNIMVIDAILYGDGGYLVDVLKHAVLPAIALGLLTAGIFLRLVRINLIQTLRSDYVDAARARGLSSRVVTGRHAVRNAMIPIVTVMGMYIAMMLGGAVLTETTFEWKGLGYQLAEYLHQRDFIAVQGIVAFVALAVAAMSFLVDVIVALIDPRVRF; encoded by the coding sequence CTGTTGCGGTACTTGGGGATTCGGCTGCTGCTGATTCTGCCGACCGCATGGATTCTGGTGACGGTCGTGTTCTTCCTGATGCGGGTGATCGGCGATCCGATCAGTGCGGCGATGGGCGGCCGCATGACCCAGGAGCAGATCGAAGTGCGCAAGGAGGCGGCCGGGTTGAATCGGCCGATCCTGACCCAGTATTGGGAGTACATCTCCGGGCTCATGCACGGGGATTTCGGTCACTCCCAAGACAATCGGCAGATCAGCGAGGTCGTGACGACCTACGGTGCGGCGACCCTGGAGCTGGTGTTCTGGGCGCTGCTCGTGGCCTTCGCGGTCGGCGTGCCACTGGGCAGATACGCGGCGACGCATCGTGATTCGACCGCCGACGCCGGGCTGCGGATGTTCGCCATCCTGGCCTACGCGGCGCCGGTCTTCTTCGTCGGCATGCTGCTCAAGTTGGTCTTCGCGGTGAAACTGGACTGGTTGCCGGTCGCGGGCCGGGCCAGTACACCGGTGGAGCTGGAGCTGCAGCATGTTTCACCGAAAACCAACATCATGGTGATCGACGCGATTCTCTACGGAGACGGCGGCTATCTCGTCGACGTGCTGAAACATGCTGTGCTGCCCGCGATTGCGCTCGGCCTGCTGACCGCGGGGATCTTCCTGCGGCTGGTGCGCATCAATCTGATCCAGACGCTACGCAGCGACTATGTGGACGCCGCGCGGGCCCGCGGGCTCTCATCGCGCGTGGTGACCGGCCGACATGCCGTGCGTAACGCGATGATTCCCATTGTCACGGTGATGGGTATGTACATCGCGATGATGCTGGGCGGGGCGGTGCTCACCGAGACGACCTTCGAATGGAAGGGGCTCGGCTATCAGCTCGCGGAGTATCTGCACCAACGTGACTTCATCGCGGTGCAGGGCATTGTCGCGTTCGTCGCACTCGCCGTCGCAGCCATGAGCTTCCTGGTGGATGTCATCGTCGCACTGATCGACCCGAGGGTGAGGTTCTGA